Proteins encoded in a region of the Deinobacterium chartae genome:
- a CDS encoding HAD family hydrolase, producing MLRALIFDFDGTIFDTETPEFENYRALYREHGLVLELSDWQRGIGTWGVFDPWAAFAHLEEIERERLRARNHARLMGQLERSDVRPGVRELLEQAQAAGLRLAIATSSDRNWVQRWLEHHDLRAYFETLATQDDVQHVKPDPELYRLALARLGLDASEAVAIEDSLNGSLAAVRAGLRCVVVPNPVTRSLRFPPETLRLEGFEGGLEALRALLAEDALK from the coding sequence ATGCTGCGCGCGCTGATCTTCGACTTCGACGGCACCATCTTTGATACCGAGACTCCCGAGTTCGAGAACTACCGCGCACTCTATCGCGAGCACGGCCTGGTGCTCGAACTGAGCGACTGGCAGCGCGGTATCGGCACCTGGGGGGTCTTTGACCCCTGGGCGGCCTTTGCGCACCTCGAGGAGATCGAGCGCGAGCGTCTGCGCGCCCGCAACCATGCCCGGCTGATGGGGCAGCTGGAGCGGTCGGACGTGCGGCCCGGGGTGCGGGAACTGCTCGAACAGGCCCAGGCGGCGGGTCTGCGGCTGGCCATCGCGACCTCGAGCGATCGCAACTGGGTGCAACGCTGGCTGGAGCACCACGACCTGCGCGCCTATTTCGAGACGCTCGCCACGCAAGACGACGTGCAGCACGTCAAGCCGGACCCGGAACTCTACCGCCTGGCACTCGCGCGCCTGGGGCTCGACGCGTCCGAGGCGGTCGCCATCGAGGACTCGCTCAACGGTTCGCTCGCGGCGGTACGGGCCGGGCTGCGCTGCGTGGTGGTTCCCAACCCGGTGACCCGCTCGCTGCGCTTTCCGCCCGAGACGCTCCGCCTCGAGGGATTCGAGGGGGGGCTGGAAGCCTTAAGAGCGCTTCTTGCCGAAGACGCGCTGAAATAG
- a CDS encoding serine/threonine-protein kinase, whose protein sequence is MQKYKIDYLIGTGQTALVYLAHTEDGLPVALKSPREEVRRDPEKAARFATEVNLSLRLSHPHLVRALAGKPLGEDAYLCLEYFGEGALDQHLGKHGRLPLEEALKLASQVALALAHVHANGILHRDVKAANVFLRGGNAFLGDFGVAIPVGRQTVAAGSPFYMAPEVYRDGISSTASDAYSMGVLAYELLSGTRPFEGDSYEALMAAHLSNYPRSLSARCPELPRATLRTVERALAKSSEERPSVAELAAALEGGLRSLRGEAEPAPAPEPEPERPLGRHGARSSEPAAPANGENPRSTTLFQRVFGKKRS, encoded by the coding sequence ATGCAGAAGTACAAGATCGACTACCTCATCGGCACCGGGCAAACCGCTCTGGTCTACCTTGCCCATACCGAGGACGGCCTGCCGGTTGCCCTCAAATCGCCGCGTGAGGAAGTCCGACGCGACCCCGAAAAGGCAGCCCGCTTCGCGACCGAGGTCAACCTGAGCCTGCGGCTGTCTCACCCGCACCTGGTGCGGGCGCTGGCCGGCAAACCGCTGGGCGAGGACGCCTACTTGTGCCTCGAGTACTTCGGTGAGGGTGCGCTGGACCAGCACCTGGGCAAACACGGCCGTCTCCCGCTCGAGGAGGCCCTGAAGCTGGCCTCCCAGGTGGCCTTGGCCCTGGCACACGTGCATGCCAACGGCATTTTGCACCGTGACGTGAAGGCGGCCAACGTCTTTTTGCGCGGCGGGAACGCCTTTCTGGGAGACTTCGGCGTGGCGATCCCGGTGGGCCGCCAGACCGTGGCGGCTGGCAGCCCGTTTTACATGGCTCCTGAGGTGTACCGCGACGGCATCAGCTCGACGGCCAGCGACGCTTACAGCATGGGGGTGCTGGCCTACGAACTGCTCTCGGGAACGCGTCCGTTCGAGGGCGACTCGTACGAGGCGCTGATGGCCGCGCACCTCTCGAACTACCCGCGCTCGCTCAGCGCGCGCTGCCCCGAGCTGCCGCGCGCCACCTTGCGCACGGTCGAACGCGCGCTGGCCAAGTCGTCCGAAGAACGCCCCAGCGTGGCCGAGCTCGCCGCAGCCCTCGAGGGGGGCCTGCGCTCGCTGCGCGGCGAGGCCGAGCCCGCTCCCGCACCGGAACCCGAGCCCGAACGCCCGCTGGGCCGTCACGGCGCGCGCAGCAGCGAGCCCGCAGCCCCGGCCAACGGCGAAAACCCGCGCAGCACCACGCTATTTCAGCGCGTCTTCGGCAAGAAGCGCTCTTAA
- a CDS encoding metal-dependent hydrolase encodes MRIQYLGHSAVYIETGSHRLIIDPFIEGNALCPVPLEELLARDLTHVLITHAHGDHWGNALDFARRGAVVVGTAEIAGYAQQNGVQAHAMNIGGRWQFEWGSVRLTPAWHSSSFPDGTYGGMPTGMVLEVEGQRIYHAGDTARFSDMRLIGDLDLDLAFLPIGDNFTMGVHDAAESLHDLRPDLTVPVHYNTFPPIRTDPQEFVSAAELRGFAARVVQPGDWL; translated from the coding sequence ATGCGCATCCAGTACCTGGGACATTCCGCTGTATACATCGAAACCGGATCGCACCGCCTGATCATCGATCCGTTTATCGAGGGCAATGCCCTGTGCCCGGTGCCCCTCGAGGAGTTGCTCGCCCGGGACCTGACGCACGTGCTGATCACGCACGCGCACGGAGACCACTGGGGCAACGCGCTGGACTTCGCGCGGCGCGGTGCCGTGGTGGTTGGCACCGCCGAGATCGCCGGTTACGCGCAGCAAAACGGCGTGCAGGCCCACGCCATGAACATCGGGGGACGCTGGCAGTTCGAGTGGGGCAGCGTGCGCCTGACCCCGGCGTGGCACTCGAGCTCGTTCCCGGACGGCACCTACGGCGGCATGCCCACCGGCATGGTTCTCGAGGTCGAAGGTCAGCGCATCTACCACGCCGGGGACACCGCCCGTTTCAGCGACATGCGCCTGATCGGCGACCTGGACTTGGACCTCGCCTTTTTGCCGATCGGGGACAACTTCACCATGGGTGTCCACGACGCGGCAGAATCGCTGCACGACCTGCGTCCGGACCTGACCGTACCGGTGCACTACAATACCTTTCCCCCCATTCGCACCGACCCGCAGGAATTCGTGTCGGCTGCGGAACTGCGCGGTTTCGCGGCGCGGGTGGTTCAACCGGGGGACTGGCTGTAG
- a CDS encoding DUF3809 family protein, whose amino-acid sequence MQFRAEQRFRVRHPGPSGSALAFLRDPSRSLRDVRFIRDLRFEGGVVRAHLTVDVPMLGEQRLPFESRLEETARGARLVALPLSESAWAEVSGEGNLEAGELDYALDVTVHFPLPEPQKWGAAAFQKMVDATARRALARVTAEFPRGVAASIARET is encoded by the coding sequence GTGCAGTTCCGCGCAGAGCAGCGGTTTCGCGTTCGGCACCCGGGTCCTTCCGGCAGCGCCTTGGCCTTCTTGCGCGACCCCTCACGCAGCCTCCGCGATGTCCGCTTCATCCGCGACCTGCGCTTCGAGGGCGGGGTGGTGCGCGCCCACCTGACCGTGGATGTCCCGATGCTGGGTGAGCAGCGGCTGCCGTTCGAAAGCCGCCTCGAGGAGACCGCACGGGGTGCGCGGCTGGTAGCCCTGCCGCTGTCCGAGTCCGCCTGGGCCGAAGTGTCCGGCGAGGGAAACCTCGAGGCGGGCGAACTGGACTACGCTCTGGACGTGACCGTGCACTTCCCGCTGCCCGAACCCCAGAAGTGGGGCGCGGCCGCCTTTCAGAAGATGGTAGACGCCACCGCCCGCCGCGCCCTGGCGCGCGTCACCGCCGAATTCCCGCGCGGCGTGGCCGCCAGCATCGCCCGCGAAACCTGA
- a CDS encoding DUF3248 domain-containing protein: MDPSAPDSLNDLLDTLAGQLVWKIGKDELGDELIVRVGYASSAPHFARLPRLRAASDADVQAALQRGEYVVEWVE; this comes from the coding sequence ATGGACCCCTCTGCTCCGGACTCCCTGAACGATCTGCTCGACACGCTGGCAGGCCAGCTGGTCTGGAAGATCGGCAAGGACGAACTCGGCGACGAGCTGATCGTCCGGGTCGGTTACGCCTCGAGTGCGCCGCACTTTGCCCGCCTGCCACGCCTGCGCGCCGCCAGCGACGCGGACGTACAGGCCGCGTTGCAGCGTGGCGAGTACGTCGTGGAGTGGGTGGAATAG
- a CDS encoding class I SAM-dependent rRNA methyltransferase, with amino-acid sequence MSSTEPAAVLSPRGLERLRTRHPWIYRSDTRELPETPGIYPVRDTRGRTYGWALVNARSEISLRMLSYGEAPAGQETLLARLQAALDYRDALAPDADSYRLVHGEADGLPGLVIDRYADYLVVQNGSAALEPHLEALVDALVQRLNPKGVLARFDNRSRTLEGLETDVFVLRGEVPEEVECREADVRYFARPYSGQKTGAFLDQRLNRQRLGSVARGRAIDVFSYHGSFALHLAGKVDHLECVDVSAPALEGARKNLELNGFDRVTYTVANAFDRLRELEREGAVFDTISLDPPAFAKRRADLGNAYGAYKELNLRCLKMLAPGGYMGSASCSFHVSDADFYLMLADAARDAGRRVRIIAREGQAPDHPEVLGIPETRYLKFALLQAID; translated from the coding sequence TCCTGAGCCCCCGCGGCCTCGAGCGACTGCGCACCCGCCACCCCTGGATCTACCGCTCGGACACCCGCGAGCTGCCCGAAACCCCGGGCATCTACCCGGTGCGCGACACCCGTGGCCGCACCTACGGCTGGGCGCTGGTCAACGCCCGCAGCGAAATCTCACTGCGCATGCTCTCGTACGGCGAGGCTCCCGCCGGTCAGGAAACGCTGCTCGCCCGGCTGCAAGCGGCGCTGGACTACCGCGACGCGCTGGCCCCCGATGCGGACAGCTACCGCCTGGTGCACGGCGAGGCCGACGGCCTGCCGGGTCTGGTGATCGACCGCTACGCCGACTACCTGGTCGTCCAAAACGGCTCGGCCGCCCTCGAGCCGCACCTCGAGGCCCTGGTAGACGCCCTGGTGCAGCGGCTGAACCCCAAGGGCGTGCTGGCCCGCTTTGACAACCGCAGCCGCACCCTCGAGGGCCTGGAGACCGACGTGTTCGTGCTGCGCGGCGAAGTTCCCGAAGAGGTCGAGTGCCGCGAAGCGGACGTGCGCTACTTCGCGCGGCCCTACAGCGGACAGAAAACCGGGGCTTTCCTCGACCAGCGCCTCAACCGCCAGCGGCTTGGCAGCGTGGCGCGCGGGCGCGCAATCGACGTGTTCTCGTACCACGGCTCGTTCGCGCTGCACCTCGCGGGCAAGGTCGATCACCTCGAGTGCGTGGACGTCTCGGCCCCGGCCCTCGAGGGAGCGCGCAAGAACCTTGAGTTGAACGGTTTTGATCGCGTGACCTACACGGTGGCCAACGCCTTTGATCGCCTGCGCGAGCTGGAGCGCGAGGGCGCGGTGTTCGACACCATCAGCCTGGACCCGCCGGCCTTCGCCAAGCGCCGCGCCGACTTGGGGAACGCTTACGGCGCTTACAAGGAGCTGAACCTGCGCTGCTTGAAGATGCTGGCTCCCGGCGGCTACATGGGCAGCGCCTCGTGCAGCTTTCACGTCTCCGATGCGGACTTCTACCTGATGCTGGCCGACGCGGCGCGCGACGCGGGACGCCGGGTACGCATCATCGCCCGCGAGGGGCAGGCTCCGGACCACCCGGAGGTGCTGGGCATTCCCGAGACCCGCTACCTGAAGTTCGCACTGCTGCAGGCGATCGACTGA